A genomic stretch from Algoriphagus halophilus includes:
- a CDS encoding FAD-binding oxidoreductase has product MTTKVKELEQSVIEAFVTQIRGKVIFPEDPAYNETRKVYNAMINKHPGMFVMCADVADVIYAVNFGRENNLLVAVRGGGHNGGGLGLCEEGMVIDLSGLKFVHVDVQNSTVRVGGGNLWGEVDHATHPFGLAVPAGIISTTGVGGLTLGGGVGYLSRKYGLTIDNLLEADMVLADGSFVRVNKDQNQDLFWAIRGGGGNFGIVTSFKFQAHPVKTIIGGPTLWPIEQIDEIMEWYHEFLNHSSEDLNGFIATMVIPGPPFPEALHHKMFCGIVWSYLGDPAKQEEVFQPILEKNPIFHHVGEMPYPSIQTMFDGMLPPGLQWYWRGDYFKELGAEVRAKHLEFGSKIPTPLSQMHLYPISGAASRVGEEETPWGHRDAKYAGVYVGVDPDPANAEKITQWCKEYWEALHPYSSGGAYLNFIQDEGQERIKASYKKNYERLTKIKKAYDPNNFFRVNQNILPAD; this is encoded by the coding sequence ATGACAACGAAAGTGAAAGAATTAGAGCAATCAGTGATTGAAGCATTTGTTACTCAGATTAGAGGCAAGGTCATTTTTCCAGAGGATCCAGCATATAACGAAACCCGAAAAGTTTACAATGCCATGATCAATAAACATCCAGGTATGTTTGTGATGTGCGCAGATGTAGCCGATGTCATCTATGCTGTTAATTTCGGGAGAGAAAACAATCTCTTGGTCGCAGTACGAGGGGGTGGCCATAATGGAGGGGGCTTAGGGCTATGTGAAGAGGGAATGGTCATCGATCTATCAGGTCTTAAATTCGTCCATGTAGATGTTCAAAACAGCACCGTGAGAGTTGGAGGAGGAAACTTATGGGGTGAAGTAGATCATGCCACACATCCATTTGGATTAGCAGTCCCTGCCGGGATTATCTCCACTACGGGGGTAGGTGGGTTGACGTTGGGTGGAGGGGTAGGTTACCTCTCCCGAAAATATGGTCTGACCATAGACAATTTGTTGGAAGCCGATATGGTGCTAGCTGATGGCTCGTTTGTAAGGGTGAATAAAGACCAGAATCAGGATCTTTTTTGGGCAATCCGAGGAGGAGGAGGGAATTTTGGAATTGTCACTTCTTTCAAATTCCAAGCACATCCCGTAAAGACTATTATTGGTGGCCCTACGCTGTGGCCCATAGAACAAATTGATGAAATCATGGAATGGTATCATGAGTTCCTAAATCATTCATCTGAAGATTTAAATGGATTTATTGCAACCATGGTGATTCCAGGGCCTCCTTTTCCAGAAGCATTACATCATAAAATGTTCTGTGGAATCGTATGGTCGTATTTAGGTGATCCAGCTAAGCAAGAAGAAGTATTCCAACCTATTTTGGAAAAGAACCCAATTTTCCATCATGTGGGCGAAATGCCTTATCCATCCATCCAGACTATGTTTGATGGAATGCTTCCACCGGGTTTACAATGGTATTGGAGAGGAGATTATTTCAAGGAATTGGGTGCAGAGGTAAGGGCCAAACACTTGGAATTCGGATCCAAGATCCCTACTCCGCTTTCACAAATGCACTTATATCCTATCAGTGGGGCTGCCAGCCGAGTGGGCGAAGAAGAAACTCCCTGGGGACATAGAGATGCCAAATACGCAGGGGTGTATGTAGGGGTGGATCCTGATCCTGCCAATGCAGAAAAAATCACCCAATGGTGCAAAGAGTATTGGGAAGCACTTCATCCCTATTCCTCAGGTGGAGCCTATCTGAACTTTATCCAAGATGAAGGGCAGGAACGGATAAAAGCGAGCTACAAAAAAAATTACGAGCGCTTAACCAAAATCAAAAAAGCATACGACCCGAATAATTTTTTCAGGGTGAATCAAAATATCTTACCCGCAGATTAA
- a CDS encoding ABC transporter permease yields MWKNYLKIAWRNITRSKGYTFINIGGLGIGMAASILILIWVQFELSVDNFYQNSDRIYAVMRNDNNQGEIFTWDYTPAPYAPAMKEQFPEVAATSRLTEWDPMLISVGATSMYQKTTFVDPDFFEIFSFKVLQGDISDAMFDPNAIILTETLAKNLFNDEEAIGKTVTLEKQLDLEVKAIIQDLPQNTDFDYTAFLPFQKLEQLGWVDENWNNNSYLTFAMLNEGTDLDFFNEKFKGFTSENSGSERISDFLFPMRDRHLRSKFENGVSVGGRIDLIKMFGIVAIIVLLIACINFVNLSTAQSERRAKEVGVRKISGAGRGMLIRQFLVESIMIAFFAFILATLIVSLSFPWFQELIGKELESPFTQTFFWLTSGIYVVITGVLAGSYPAFLLSSFRPAIVLKSKLQSRHYWVNPREVLVVFQFAIVGILISSAWIIRDQMVYVQNRDLGLNKENLLFHPLTESIRKNKVAFKNELLQMNEVESVSYTFSPLTEIYSDTDAMEWQGKPEEFRPNISRMGSDANLVKTAGMELIAGRDIDVYSYPSDSLAAVINETAAKTMGFEDPIGQVIKDDSYEFTVVGVVKDFIMESPFDQVKPIVIMGPKRNLNFIHVRLKDNLEYAGAMNNLQALFSKFNPGSPFEYQFVDEAHERKFVSQQRTAKLTGVFTGLAIIISCMGLFGLATFMAEQRSKEISVRKVLGASVAGIVRLISSEFTKLVLIAVVIGIPVTWYFMDTWLESFAYRISIDWKVFLWTTLAALIIAFLTVSSQAIKAALINPAKTLKSE; encoded by the coding sequence ATGTGGAAAAACTACTTAAAAATAGCCTGGAGAAATATTACCAGAAGTAAAGGGTATACCTTCATTAATATAGGAGGTCTAGGCATTGGAATGGCAGCATCCATCTTGATCCTGATTTGGGTCCAGTTTGAATTGTCAGTGGATAATTTCTATCAAAATTCTGATAGAATTTACGCAGTCATGAGAAATGACAACAATCAAGGAGAAATTTTTACCTGGGATTACACTCCGGCTCCTTATGCACCCGCCATGAAGGAGCAGTTTCCTGAAGTAGCAGCTACCAGTAGGTTGACGGAATGGGATCCAATGTTGATCAGTGTAGGAGCTACCAGCATGTATCAAAAAACCACCTTTGTTGATCCTGATTTTTTCGAGATTTTTTCATTTAAGGTATTGCAAGGGGATATTTCCGATGCAATGTTTGACCCGAATGCCATTATATTGACAGAAACCCTGGCCAAAAATCTTTTTAATGATGAAGAGGCCATCGGAAAAACGGTGACTTTAGAAAAACAGCTTGATTTAGAGGTCAAGGCAATCATTCAAGATCTTCCTCAAAACACTGATTTTGATTACACAGCATTTCTTCCTTTTCAAAAATTGGAGCAATTGGGATGGGTGGATGAAAATTGGAACAATAACTCCTATTTGACATTTGCGATGTTGAATGAAGGGACGGATTTGGATTTTTTCAATGAGAAATTTAAAGGGTTTACCTCCGAAAATTCTGGAAGTGAAAGAATCAGTGACTTCCTTTTTCCTATGAGGGACCGGCATTTAAGGTCCAAGTTTGAAAACGGAGTATCCGTTGGAGGAAGAATTGATTTGATCAAGATGTTTGGAATCGTGGCGATCATTGTATTATTGATAGCCTGTATCAATTTTGTCAATTTGAGTACCGCCCAAAGTGAGAGACGGGCCAAAGAAGTGGGAGTGAGGAAGATCTCAGGAGCAGGAAGAGGAATGTTGATTCGACAATTTTTGGTAGAATCCATCATGATCGCATTTTTTGCATTTATTCTTGCGACTTTAATCGTATCCCTTTCCTTTCCATGGTTTCAGGAATTGATCGGTAAAGAATTGGAAAGCCCCTTTACTCAGACTTTTTTCTGGCTGACTTCTGGAATATATGTGGTGATTACCGGGGTGTTGGCAGGAAGTTATCCGGCATTTTTGCTCAGTTCATTCAGACCTGCCATCGTCTTGAAATCTAAGCTTCAATCCAGACACTACTGGGTAAATCCACGAGAGGTGTTGGTAGTGTTCCAGTTTGCCATTGTGGGAATATTGATTTCTTCAGCTTGGATAATCCGAGACCAAATGGTCTATGTTCAGAACAGGGACTTGGGCCTTAACAAGGAAAACTTATTATTCCATCCCTTGACCGAATCCATCAGAAAAAATAAAGTCGCATTTAAGAATGAACTTCTTCAAATGAATGAAGTGGAATCAGTCAGTTATACCTTTTCACCACTAACAGAAATTTACAGTGACACCGATGCCATGGAATGGCAAGGTAAGCCAGAGGAGTTCAGGCCAAATATCAGTCGAATGGGCTCAGATGCCAATTTGGTGAAGACCGCTGGAATGGAATTGATTGCAGGCCGTGATATTGACGTGTATTCATACCCCAGTGATAGTTTGGCTGCTGTCATTAATGAAACAGCTGCGAAAACGATGGGCTTTGAGGATCCTATTGGTCAGGTTATCAAAGATGACTCCTATGAATTCACCGTCGTTGGAGTAGTGAAGGACTTTATTATGGAATCACCTTTTGACCAGGTGAAACCCATCGTGATCATGGGTCCAAAAAGAAACCTGAATTTTATCCATGTCCGATTAAAAGACAACCTGGAATATGCAGGGGCGATGAATAATCTACAAGCCCTCTTTTCCAAATTCAATCCTGGTTCTCCTTTTGAATACCAGTTTGTGGACGAGGCACACGAACGGAAATTTGTTTCTCAACAGAGAACCGCGAAACTTACTGGAGTTTTTACTGGACTTGCGATAATCATTTCCTGTATGGGGCTGTTCGGACTGGCCACATTCATGGCCGAACAAAGAAGTAAGGAAATATCTGTCCGTAAAGTATTAGGCGCTTCGGTAGCTGGTATAGTCCGGTTGATTTCTTCTGAATTCACGAAACTCGTGTTGATCGCCGTAGTAATTGGTATCCCTGTAACTTGGTATTTCATGGATACTTGGTTGGAGTCTTTTGCTTACCGTATTTCAATTGATTGGAAAGTTTTTCTTTGGACCACTTTGGCAGCATTGATCATAGCCTTCTTAACGGTGAGCTCCCAAGCCATCAAAGCAGCGTTGATCAACCCGGCCAAAACGTTGAAAAGCGAATAA
- a CDS encoding DUF4097 family beta strand repeat-containing protein, translating into MKTSFYSLFYLSFCLFFASVQELIASSIADPYLTKEFTLSGKGELDVETSGASVAVIGMPGNQVIVEMYVKRNGREYGSKDPEIEALLENYQLDISKSGNTISLKVKKKNNSGWNNRNNLNLSFKVQVPTEMSSYFQSSGGSISLENVSGEHKIETSGGSIRIADASGKVTSQSSGGSFSLTGFDGMVDVQTSGGSVKINGLEGDLEINTSGGSVTLEDISGSIDANTSGGSIRAKLLGVDEDLSFQTSGGSITAMVPAGLGLNLDLRGGRVNSRFSNFDGEVKKDLIVGKMNGGGPLLSMRSSGGSINLEFID; encoded by the coding sequence ATGAAAACCTCATTCTATTCTCTGTTTTATCTATCCTTCTGTCTGTTCTTTGCTTCAGTTCAGGAATTAATAGCCAGCTCCATTGCTGACCCTTATTTAACAAAAGAATTTACCCTTAGTGGAAAGGGTGAATTAGACGTAGAAACTTCTGGTGCTAGCGTGGCTGTAATAGGTATGCCTGGAAACCAGGTGATTGTAGAAATGTATGTTAAAAGAAATGGGCGAGAGTATGGTTCCAAAGATCCTGAAATTGAAGCATTGCTCGAAAATTATCAATTGGATATATCAAAGAGTGGCAATACGATTTCCCTTAAAGTAAAGAAAAAGAATAATTCAGGCTGGAATAATCGAAACAATCTAAACCTTTCCTTCAAGGTACAGGTGCCTACCGAGATGTCCTCTTACTTTCAATCAAGTGGAGGATCTATTTCATTAGAAAATGTTTCCGGAGAACATAAGATCGAGACCAGTGGAGGTAGTATTCGTATTGCAGATGCAAGTGGTAAAGTCACTTCCCAAAGTTCTGGAGGATCCTTTTCATTAACTGGATTTGATGGAATGGTGGATGTTCAAACCAGCGGGGGATCTGTAAAAATCAATGGTCTGGAGGGAGATCTTGAAATCAATACTTCTGGGGGCAGTGTGACGTTGGAAGATATTTCGGGGAGCATTGATGCGAATACCAGTGGCGGTTCGATTCGTGCAAAATTGCTTGGGGTAGATGAAGACCTGTCTTTTCAAACTTCAGGTGGAAGTATCACTGCCATGGTACCAGCTGGATTGGGTTTGAACCTGGATTTGCGAGGTGGGAGAGTCAATTCAAGATTTTCCAATTTTGATGGAGAAGTGAAAAAAGACCTGATTGTTGGAAAAATGAATGGAGGGGGACCTCTACTTTCCATGAGAAGTTCCGGTGGTAGTATCAATTTGGAGTTTATCGATTGA
- a CDS encoding ABC transporter permease produces MFKNYLKIAYRNLLKKKVYSFINILGLGIGMACCVLIFMFVQDELSYDQFNEKGDRIYRVVHGYFSEDEQAESNSRENYWVWGNAPVGPALELDFPEIEKVVRFSGKADILFTIGDQTQQEEGIVFMDSTVFDVFSWELVEGDPQKALVAPYSIVLSESTAKKYFGDQEALGKTLKGSDVAGRANPGDYTVTGVMKDLPSNSHLKFNTLLSLSTFHQSRPTVFDAWGYVDTYTYFLVNDQFDQQAFEAKLPEFIARRASEENGPNYTIGIEPLKDVYLNSEVQRQPGETASLTNIYVFSVIGLFILGIAIINFMNLSTARSMERAKEVGIRKSIGADKNSLIFQFLGESLVIVILSAIVAVIFVSLAMPLMNQLTGKELMLNSILNWQTIPFFLGIVLVVGLLAGSYPALVLSSFRPVSILKGINKSDAKGANLRKGLVVFQFSLSIALIAGTIIVYNQMSHLLDKDMGFDKEQMLIVDYNYDEQVNNVSSALENELENNPNIASVAFSRSVPGSHFPNAGTTIENPEGEMVMQGQAIFQVGLDFIDHFDLELVAGRSYSRDYPSDSTSALVVNEAAARQYGYSNPADIVGKKFDQWGRAGEVIGVVKDFNYISLHNTVEPLTLPFEAYASRYMSLKLNTENLPVTLSEIENVWKELAPHRPFIYSFLDEDFNSQYESDFRFRQIFTTFSVLAIMIACLGLLGLATYTAEQRTKEIGIRKVLGADVGSIVGLLSKDFIKLVLIAILVATPLAWFAMNKWLEGFAYKVPLHWWVFLVAGVLAVIVALVTISFQAIKAAMMNPVNSLKSE; encoded by the coding sequence ATGTTTAAGAATTATCTGAAAATCGCCTATAGAAATCTCCTTAAAAAGAAGGTGTACTCTTTTATCAATATTCTGGGTTTGGGTATCGGAATGGCTTGTTGCGTGCTCATATTTATGTTTGTTCAGGATGAACTTTCCTATGATCAATTTAATGAGAAAGGGGATCGGATATATAGAGTGGTCCACGGATATTTTTCTGAGGATGAACAAGCTGAGAGTAATTCCAGGGAAAATTATTGGGTTTGGGGAAATGCACCCGTGGGGCCAGCTTTAGAACTGGATTTTCCAGAAATAGAAAAAGTGGTCAGATTTTCAGGTAAGGCAGATATTCTGTTTACCATTGGAGATCAGACTCAACAAGAGGAAGGAATAGTTTTCATGGACTCTACGGTATTTGATGTGTTTTCTTGGGAACTAGTAGAGGGAGATCCTCAAAAAGCCTTGGTGGCACCCTATAGCATAGTGCTTTCAGAGTCCACCGCAAAGAAATATTTTGGAGACCAAGAAGCCTTGGGTAAAACGCTGAAAGGATCGGATGTGGCAGGTAGAGCAAATCCCGGTGATTACACGGTCACTGGAGTCATGAAAGACTTACCTTCTAATTCCCACTTGAAATTTAATACCCTGCTTTCTTTAAGCACTTTTCATCAATCCCGACCAACTGTCTTTGATGCTTGGGGCTATGTGGATACCTATACTTATTTTTTAGTAAATGATCAGTTTGACCAGCAAGCGTTTGAGGCCAAGCTTCCGGAATTTATAGCTCGGAGGGCAAGCGAAGAAAATGGGCCTAATTACACTATTGGAATTGAGCCTTTGAAAGATGTGTACCTCAATTCTGAGGTGCAGCGTCAACCTGGCGAAACAGCTTCCTTGACGAATATTTATGTGTTTTCTGTGATTGGATTATTTATCCTCGGTATTGCTATCATCAATTTCATGAACCTTTCTACCGCCAGATCCATGGAGCGTGCCAAAGAGGTTGGGATCCGTAAATCCATCGGAGCAGATAAAAACAGTTTGATATTCCAATTTCTCGGAGAGTCATTGGTTATTGTAATCTTGTCTGCTATCGTAGCAGTAATTTTCGTTTCCTTGGCCATGCCATTGATGAACCAGCTGACAGGAAAAGAACTGATGCTCAATAGCATATTGAATTGGCAGACCATTCCATTCTTTTTGGGCATTGTACTAGTGGTCGGACTTCTTGCTGGTTCCTATCCGGCTTTGGTTTTATCTAGTTTTAGACCGGTATCGATCCTGAAGGGCATCAATAAATCCGATGCCAAAGGAGCCAATTTGAGAAAAGGCCTGGTGGTTTTTCAGTTTAGCCTTTCTATTGCATTGATTGCCGGGACCATTATCGTCTACAATCAAATGAGTCATTTATTGGATAAGGATATGGGATTTGATAAGGAGCAAATGTTAATTGTGGATTACAATTACGATGAGCAAGTAAACAACGTATCCTCTGCTTTGGAAAATGAATTGGAGAACAATCCAAACATTGCTTCAGTGGCTTTTTCCCGTAGCGTACCTGGAAGTCATTTCCCAAATGCCGGAACCACCATCGAGAATCCAGAAGGTGAAATGGTGATGCAAGGGCAGGCCATATTTCAGGTCGGATTGGATTTTATTGATCATTTTGATCTGGAATTAGTAGCTGGAAGATCCTACAGCAGAGATTATCCCTCAGATTCTACATCGGCTTTGGTAGTGAATGAGGCGGCAGCCAGACAATATGGCTATTCCAATCCAGCAGATATTGTTGGGAAAAAGTTTGATCAGTGGGGAAGAGCAGGAGAAGTCATCGGGGTCGTGAAAGATTTCAATTACATTTCCTTACATAATACCGTAGAACCTCTGACTTTGCCTTTTGAGGCATATGCCAGTCGCTATATGAGTCTCAAACTCAACACAGAAAATCTTCCAGTAACCTTGTCAGAAATTGAAAATGTATGGAAGGAACTGGCTCCTCACCGTCCATTCATCTACAGCTTTTTGGATGAGGATTTTAACAGCCAGTATGAATCGGATTTCCGCTTCAGACAGATCTTTACCACTTTTTCAGTCTTGGCAATTATGATTGCCTGTTTGGGGTTGCTGGGATTGGCCACCTATACGGCGGAGCAACGAACCAAAGAAATCGGAATCCGAAAAGTATTGGGTGCAGACGTGGGAAGTATCGTGGGATTGCTTTCAAAAGATTTCATCAAGCTGGTGCTGATTGCCATTTTGGTTGCCACACCTTTGGCATGGTTTGCCATGAATAAATGGTTGGAAGGCTTTGCTTACAAAGTGCCTTTACATTGGTGGGTTTTCTTGGTTGCGGGGGTGTTGGCCGTGATCGTGGCCTTAGTTACCATTAGCTTCCAAGCCATCAAAGCAGCGATGATGAACCCTGTGAATAGTTTGAAGAGCGAGTGA
- a CDS encoding ABC transporter permease, with translation MLKNYLKIAWRVLKKNRLYTGLNVFGLTLGISGFLMITLFIQDELSYDQYLPESSSVYRVNAQWGNFKTASYATAPPALGPRIASDIPEVNAVTRILKWNDFTIQPGSGANRDQVFREENVFYAEPNFFQVFDMPLAAGSKEKALSQPNYIVITEAFAKKYFGDISPQEVLGKVLLIGSNDPTPREIAAVIQDIPAQSHLHFDMLVYEPGMHQEIFLMDSWTWPILNTYLKIEHGSSEAVKSKLDQIVSNYAIPAFNKEGEGSDYNLQLMPIQDIHLKSHLLRELEANGYESYVYIFSLVAVFVLLLACINFMNLATAKAGLRSMEVGVRKVMGSAKSQLIYQFLTEAFILVLISVILSLVVVQLSNGLFNQLSGKNLQFNLFTNPWILAMIPLLLIGLTLISGAYPAFYLSSFKPLLIIKKQLSAGKNAHSFRNALVVFQFATSLTLIICTLLVQRQMSFIQNSNPGFDKEQLVIIHNDGEIRNEQREDFKGRFASSGQIESMSFSTGIPMTGQYQMRSFNSINSKENQGMNWYEADADYLTTYHFELLKGRNFAQTPGTDAGKIIINEKAAEYLGISNDPIGQILVKNEGENDEASLEVVGLVKDFNFETYRNEIKPLVIEYMHDYYLRDYITVRVAGNQVESVLKELEAGWDVYEPRIPLNYSFMDQDFAKVYQSEMKMADLLKVLTFMSILIACLGLFGLTAYTTHLRTKEIGIRKVFGASMAEIFVMLSASYLRLVLISVALAIPLAIYFMNQWLEEFAYKTGISIWVITLAVGTCLGLAALTIFFQTYKSIQANPVKSLKDE, from the coding sequence ATGTTAAAAAACTACTTAAAAATTGCCTGGAGAGTATTAAAGAAAAACAGACTGTATACTGGATTGAATGTCTTTGGTTTGACGCTAGGGATCAGTGGTTTTTTGATGATTACACTTTTTATCCAGGATGAGTTAAGTTATGATCAATACCTTCCTGAATCATCATCCGTCTATAGGGTGAATGCGCAATGGGGGAACTTTAAAACAGCGAGCTATGCCACTGCTCCACCCGCTTTGGGGCCAAGAATAGCTTCTGACATTCCGGAAGTAAATGCGGTGACCCGAATACTGAAATGGAATGACTTTACCATACAGCCAGGATCAGGAGCCAATAGGGATCAGGTATTCCGTGAAGAGAATGTATTTTATGCCGAGCCAAATTTCTTTCAGGTTTTTGATATGCCTTTGGCGGCAGGAAGTAAGGAAAAGGCATTATCCCAGCCGAATTATATTGTTATAACAGAAGCTTTCGCAAAGAAGTATTTTGGAGATATTTCACCTCAGGAAGTCCTTGGAAAGGTATTGTTGATCGGAAGTAATGACCCTACACCTCGGGAAATTGCTGCTGTGATCCAAGATATACCTGCTCAATCCCATTTACATTTTGATATGTTGGTATACGAACCGGGAATGCATCAAGAGATTTTCTTAATGGACTCTTGGACCTGGCCAATCTTAAATACCTATCTGAAAATTGAACATGGTAGTAGTGAAGCCGTAAAGTCGAAACTGGATCAAATCGTTTCGAACTATGCCATTCCTGCTTTTAATAAGGAAGGAGAGGGATCGGATTACAATCTTCAATTGATGCCCATTCAGGATATCCACTTGAAATCTCATTTATTGAGAGAGTTGGAGGCGAATGGCTATGAAAGCTATGTGTATATTTTTTCATTGGTAGCTGTTTTTGTGCTGCTTTTGGCCTGCATCAATTTTATGAATTTGGCCACTGCCAAAGCGGGGCTTCGATCTATGGAAGTAGGGGTAAGGAAAGTAATGGGATCGGCGAAATCCCAATTGATTTACCAGTTTCTGACTGAAGCATTCATCTTGGTTCTGATTTCAGTGATACTTTCACTGGTGGTAGTTCAGTTGTCAAATGGACTGTTCAACCAACTTTCAGGTAAAAATCTTCAGTTTAATTTATTTACAAATCCGTGGATCCTGGCAATGATTCCATTGCTCTTGATTGGATTGACTTTGATCTCTGGAGCTTACCCAGCCTTTTACCTTTCTTCCTTCAAGCCTTTGTTGATCATTAAGAAGCAATTATCCGCTGGGAAGAATGCCCATTCCTTCAGAAATGCCTTGGTGGTTTTTCAGTTCGCTACTTCCTTGACCCTGATTATTTGTACCCTTCTGGTACAGCGTCAGATGAGCTTTATTCAAAACTCCAACCCAGGTTTCGATAAAGAGCAACTGGTCATCATTCATAATGATGGGGAAATACGAAATGAACAACGTGAGGATTTCAAGGGGAGATTTGCCTCCAGTGGCCAAATCGAATCCATGAGCTTTTCAACAGGAATTCCGATGACTGGTCAATATCAAATGCGCTCTTTTAACTCCATTAATTCCAAAGAAAATCAAGGAATGAATTGGTATGAAGCAGATGCAGATTATCTGACTACCTATCATTTCGAATTATTGAAGGGGAGAAACTTTGCACAAACGCCAGGCACCGATGCCGGGAAAATCATCATCAATGAAAAAGCTGCCGAATACTTGGGCATCTCTAATGATCCGATTGGACAGATTCTGGTGAAAAACGAAGGGGAAAATGATGAGGCTTCCTTAGAAGTGGTAGGATTGGTCAAGGATTTCAATTTCGAAACCTACAGAAATGAGATCAAACCTCTGGTCATCGAATACATGCATGATTATTACCTGAGAGATTACATCACAGTAAGAGTTGCGGGGAATCAGGTGGAATCTGTCCTCAAGGAATTGGAAGCTGGTTGGGATGTTTATGAGCCAAGGATTCCTTTGAATTATTCCTTTATGGATCAGGATTTTGCAAAAGTTTATCAGTCTGAAATGAAAATGGCTGATTTACTAAAAGTATTGACTTTCATGTCCATTTTGATTGCCTGTTTGGGACTGTTTGGGTTAACGGCCTATACCACTCATTTGAGAACCAAAGAAATTGGAATCCGAAAAGTTTTTGGTGCTTCCATGGCAGAAATCTTTGTCATGCTGTCTGCATCCTATCTTCGATTAGTTCTAATTTCTGTTGCATTGGCCATTCCGCTTGCTATTTATTTCATGAATCAATGGCTGGAGGAATTTGCCTACAAGACTGGTATCAGCATTTGGGTGATCACACTGGCGGTTGGTACCTGTTTGGGATTGGCAGCATTGACTATCTTCTTCCAGACCTATAAAAGTATCCAGGCAAACCCGGTGAAGAGTTTGAAGGATGAGTGA